The sequence below is a genomic window from Denitratisoma sp. DHT3.
ACCAGGCCACGCGCATCGAGGTCGAACTCGCCGCGCACCTGCCGGCCGACCCGCAACAGGCCGCGGCCCTGGTGCGGCAGCGGTTGCATGACGGCGGCGAGGCCCTGCAGCGCCGCATCGGCCATGCCTACCAAGGCGTCGCGGATGCCTGGGGGCTGGGCATCGCCAAGATTCCCGCCGTGGTGGTCGATCGACGCTACGTGGTCTACGGCGAGCCCGACGTGCCCGGCGCCGTCGCGCGCATCAACGCCTACCGGAGCACGCAACCATGAGCCTCCTGCTGGCATCCCGGCGCCTGCGCGCCACCGTCGCCTCGCTGCTGCTGGGCGCGGCCACGTCGACGTTCGCCCTGGACACCGTCACCATCGTCTCGTCTGCGCTGTCCCCCGACTGCCTCGAATACCGCGTGGTCGGAATCTGCTACTGGCTGTACTGCACGCCCTTCGGCTGCTCGGTTCGCACCTCCGTCAAGGTGCGCCACTACGTCCCCGATGCGGTGGTGTCGAGCTACTCGAATACCGGCGAAAACCCGTGGCTGGAAGTCAGGGCGATGAGCATGCCCAACCCGAGCGCCAAGGCTGGCGGTGACGGCACGACCAACCACGACAACGAGAACAACCTCGCCAAGTTCAAGAACGCCGATGTCATCGGCCATCCGGCCGGGATGGTGTTCAGCCAGTTCGCCAGCGCCTCCGGCTACACCTGCGAAGGCGCTGGCACGGCCTTCATGCCGTATCTGCTGAGCACGCTCGACACGCTGGCCTGGCGCTACAACATCCCGGAAGCGCTCTACCCCGAAGCGCTCATCCCCGGCCGGCGCGAAATCGGTACGCGCACCGGCCTGAACCTCTGGGGCAACGTGTATCCCCGCGGTGGCTTCCTACACCAGACCGACGACCACAAGAGCGGCGCCGTGGTCGCGCAGCGCGCGGGCGACATCGTGACGCGCCGCAACCAGATTCACGTGTACCAGCCTCTGCTGGCCAACGCCCGCGACGGCTACTGGCCGGCCGGCGCGCTGATGGAGACCGACGCCTCGACGGGCAAGTGGCAGGAGCTGACGCCCACGCTCTCGAACAGTTGCGTGGTCTTCCCGCACAGCCGCACCCGCGTGCAGGCCCAGCAAGGCGACTACGCCTGGGCCTTGTGGCGGCCGTACTCCTGCTGCCGGCGCCGTGGTCAGGTCTTCCTCGGCAGCGTCGATTTCATGTGAGGAACCCACGATGAACGCCTCCCTCCCTGACTTCCTGCGCCGCGCGAAGCCGCACCTGCGGGCCACGCTGCTCGTGGCGGCCATCACGCTGGTCGTCGGCGTCGCCTGGGCGCAGACCCGCATCGACCCCAATGGCGTGAACGTCAGCGGCAGCGTGATCGGCGACGACGTGCTCTACAGCATCGGCGGCGGCAGAGCCGTGTCGATGGGGGGTGCCGGCAACATGCAGAGCATCGGCGTCGGCGTCGGCTGGAACAGCAACCTGATCTGCGGCGACATGAGCATCACCACGACGCTGCAGAACCAGCTCAACGGCATCACCAACGGCTTCCAGACGATCATGAGCAACGTGATCCAGAATGCCACCAGCGCCGTGGCCTCGCTGCCGGCCCTGATCATCCAGCGCGCCGACCCGGGGCTCTACAACCTGCTGACCAACGGCATCCTGCAGGCGCGCCTGGACTTCGACCGCTCGAAGATGACCTGCCGGGCCATCGCCAATCGGATGGCGGACATGGCCGGCGGCCAAGCCGGCTGGGACCAGCTCGCCGAGGGGATGGCGCTGCGGGATGCGGTCAGCAGCACCGATGCCGTCTCCGCCATCGAGCAGGCCGAGTCCAACAAAGGGAACAACGGCGTGCCCTGGGTCGGCGGCGGGAACGCGGGCGGCTCTGGCCAGAGTTCGATCAAGGTGGTCGGCGACGTGACGCGAGCGGGCTACAACCTGCTCAACGGGCGCAGCGTCACCGATACCTCGTCGATCGCGCGCAGCGCCTGCGGCAACCGCCTGACCTGCCAGACCTGGTCGTCGCCTGGCGCGGCCGCGGCCTTTGCGAACCGCGTGCTGGGCGAACGCGAGCAACGCACCTGCGAAAACTGCACGAAGACCCAGACCACGCCTGGCGTCGGGCTCACGCCAGTGATCCAGGAAGAGTACGAGACCAGGCTGCAGGTCCTGCAGGAGCTGGTGACGGGCGCCCGGCCGACGACGCCGACCAATCTTGACGCGGCCGGCAGCAGCTCGCTGCCGATCACCCGCGGCGTGATCGAGGCCCTGCGGGACGAACCCGACCAGGACGTGCTGGGCAAGCGCCTGGCGTCCGAGGCGGCGCTGTCCAGCGTGCTGGAGAAGGCCTTGCTCCTGCAACGCACGTTGCTGACCGGCAAGAAGGAGCCGAACGTCGCCGCCAACGAGCTGGCCGTGCGGGCGGTCGACCAGGAGAACAGCGCGCTGGAGCAGGAGATCAACAACCTCAAGACCGAGCTGGAGCTGCGGCGCACGCTGGCCGGCAACTCGGCGATGGCGATCATCCAGCGCCACAGCACCCGCGCTGCCGGTTCGCGCGGCGTCTTCGAGGGCGACACCACGCGCGACCGTCTGCGGGAGGTCCAGAAGCCGCGGAGCGGTACGCCATGAGCCGGCTGGCCTGGCTGCGACTGCCATGGCTGTTCAACCGCCGCGTCGGCGTGGCGCTGCTGTGGACCTTGCTGGTGGTGGCCGCCGCGGCGGGGGTGAACATCGCGGGCATCCACGTGGTCGGCGGCGTCGAGGACTGGCAGCACTGGCTGCAGGCGCACGCCGGCCACTTCTTCGTGTGGCGGCTGTGCCTCTACGGAGCGACGGCCTACGGCTGGTGGTGGATGCGTCGGCGCCTGTTGCGGCGGGAGCCGTCCCGCGAGACGCGTCAGCGCCTGCTGCGCACGGAGACCGCGGCCGTGATCGCCGTGGTCGCGCTGGAAGCCAGCCAACTGTTGCGGCACGGCTGAGACCGGGAGGCAGGCATGACGCTCTACACCACGGACTACCTGGAGTATTACCTGACCCTGGTGGCTTGGGTGGTCAACAACGGCATCTGGAGCATCCTCGTGGCCAGCGGCGTGTTCGCGCTGCCGTTCGTGGCCATCGTGATCCAGGAATGGCTCAAGGCCCGCAGCGAAGGCGCGGACGAAGGCAACAAGGGCGTGCTGTCGTCGATGCGCATCGAGAACCGGGTGTGGGTGGCGATCGTGGTCATCATGTTCGCCGGCATCCCGTTCATCCCGGTGGATCTCGCCACGATCAAGTTCGACACCACGCGCTCCGCGCAATGCCAGGTCAGCGTCCCGCTGCCCAACGACACGGGCTGGGCCAACGTCTACACCACGCTCGACAACCAGAGCGCGCTGGTGCCGGTGTGGTGGTTCTTCATGCACGCCATCTCGAAGGCGGTCACCGGCGCCGCCGTGGCGGCGATTCCCTGTGGCACGGACCTGCGTCAGATTCGCATGGATGTGGATGCCTCGCGCATCGATGATCCGGTGCTGGCACAGGAGGTCGCCGACTTCACGCACGACTGCTACGGGCCATCGCGCGCCAAGCTGTTCATGAACCGGCCGACGCTCTCCGACGAGCAGATGAACGACGTCACCTGGATCGGGTCGAGTTACTTCCTCGACACGCCCGGCTTCTATGACACCTATCGCTCCAAGACCCCACGCACGGCCTGGCCCTACGACGCGACCCGCGATGCAGGGCTGGCACAGGTGGACAGCGGCGGCGGCTATCCGTCCTGCCGGCAGTGGTGGGCCGATGGCGGCCAGGGACTGCACAGCCGGCTGCTGGCACAGGTCGACCCGGACTTGCTGACCCGCATCGGGCGCTGGGCGGGCTTCCTGTCGCAGAGCGAGGTCAATGACTCGGTGATCCGCGCCGTGGTCTCACCGCGGCAGCAGAAGATGAACCAGGGCGCCGTCTACACCGACTACGGCGGCCAGATCGACAAGACGCTGCCGAACATCGTCACGCGCGGCGCGGGCGACCTGGGGCTGACCGTCGGCTCGCTGGCCTTCTTTCCCGCGATGGACGTGGTGCGCCAGGCGTTGCCGATGGTGCTGACGATGCTCAAGATGGCGCTCGTCATCTGCATCCCGCTGGTGCTGCTGATCGGCACCTACGACCTGAAGACGGTGATGACGGTGAGCTGCGTCCAGTTCGCGCTGTTCTTCGTGGACTTCTGGTTCCAGCTCGCGCGCTGGATCGACAGCACGATCCTGGACGCGCTCTACGGCTGGGGGTTTGGCGCGGACAGGCCGCACGCCAACTTCGACCCATTGATCGGCCTGAACAATGCGTTCGGTGACATGCTGCTGAACTTCGTCATGGCAACGATGTTCCTCGTACTGCCGAGCTTGTGGGTTACCGCACTGGGCTGGGTAGGGGTTCGTGCTGGCGGCATGCTTCAAGGTTTGGCAAACGGGACCAGGGACGCAGGGCAAGCAGGTGGCAAGGGATCGAATCTATTGATCAGTGCTGCCAAAAAGTAGCTTGCCGTACATCAGTCGTCTTCAAACCGCGGGTCTGGATCGTCGTTGTGCATCGTTGGGTGATAGAACAGACCTTCGCGGTGATCGCGCTCCTCTGCCTCGCGACCGAGAAAATCGGAATCGCTTTCCGTGTTGTCTTGCCTTGCGATCCAAGCCGCAGCCAAGATGCCCCCGATCAGCAACGCCAGCCAGAACGCGACGTAGAGCAGTATCCCGAGCGCCGTGAGCTTGATTACCGCGAGAACGACCTTGGCAACGTTCGGCGTCCATCCTTGAGCCACCAGCCATCCATTCGCCCGCCGATCCAAACGCACGCAACCTCGCCATGCCTGACCCAACATCCGGCCCAGGCGCTCCGCGAAAGTTGTATGTACAACGGGTTTCATGATGATTACCAAGGGTTATGCCAAAAGGGTCCGAAGGTTGCCGCGAATGACGTCCGCCATTTCGGCCGCTTGTATACCGCGCAACCGGCTCAGAGCTTCCACCACGATTGCCACATCGACCGGTTGCGAGGGTCGCTTGCCGGTGCGGGTGAAGGGCCCATCTGTCTCAGTCAATATCCGATCCAAGGGGATGGTCTGAACCATCGCGACGTGCCTCTCTTTGTCCAGCATTCCCGCATTGATCGAGAAGTAGCAACCCAGCTCCAACGCTCGCTTCGCCTCGCTTTTCGTTCCCGTGAACCAGTGGAGAACGATCTTGCCACGTTCCGGCGGCAGGTGCGCCTCGACAAGATCGAGCACCGCCTTGGCCGATCTAATGCTGTGGGTCGTGATGATCTTGCCACCCGCCTCAGCGCAACGTTGCAACACGTGCTGAAACACGCGCTTCTGGGCATCGAGCGACTTGAAGAACCGAGGACCGGCGTCCAACCCGACCTCGCCGACATAGCGAGTCTCTGAAAGATACCGGTCCCATAGCTCGATTTCTTTCTCGCGCTCTGCGACCAACTGGGGGTGCAGCCCGAGCGCCGCTCGAACATGCTTCGTGCACTGTGCGAGTTCGTGATTGCGAGGCCAGGCGCGAGGTGTCGTCGTCACCGCAAGCGTGAACACCCCGGCCGCGTCCGCGTTCCGAACAGCCACGGCATGGTCCGGATAAAGGTCCAAGTGGCAGTGAAAGTCCACGAGACCGGTTGTTGCGATCATGCGCGCGCCCTAGTCAACTCGGCCGCGCCTCGACGCCATCGATGAGCCGGGCGACTTCATCAAGGCCGCGCCGGTAGACATCGGCGAGTTCATCGAGGTGCGCGGCTTCGTCAGCAAGCGAGCCGGGTTTATGGATCAAGAGGTTCGCAAGCTGCGGTCGCCCTTTCAAGCGCTCGATTGCGTACTGAAACGACCTGACCTGCTTTCCGGGCGACTCGCGCGTGTCCAGTGGCTGCGCGCGGAGGTCCGGCACGGTGTACGTAGTCGCATCGTTTCCGTTGCCCCATGCCGTCATCAGCGCCGCACGGCGAATCAGGCACGGCAAGCAATACCCGCAGTGCTCGATTCCGAGTCCCTGCCACCGACCCTTGGTGGGGGAGGAACACGACAGAGAGTCCGTCGCCAACTTCTTCAAGAGTGCTGGGTTGCGACAGCCCGCGACCATCTCCCCTTTCGTTTTGTCCCAATAGGGGTTCAGGATCTCCCCGTCTATGCCGAGTGAGCCGAGCAGGTCGTTCCACCTTGCCATGTAGTACGGATGCGTCGTGCGGGTACTGTTCGAGCCCAGCCGCAGTGGGTCCAGCGGCACATTCAGAGCGATCAGCCCGTTCTCGGGAACCCGCAACGTGAAGCGTCGTCCTAGTCCAGTACCAGCGAACACCCCGAGCGCGAGGAACAGGAACGATCTTCCCCGCGTGCTGTTCTCCGAGCCGACTCCTTCCACGAGGCCATCGTCGAAGGTCATTCCGACGCGTAGCCGCTCGAAGGATGACCTGTCGTAGTGCTTCTTCAAGCCCGTAAGCAACTTGCCCTGCGCGTCGCTGGTGGCGCCTTCACCGAAGTGACTGACCAGCAATGGGGTCGCGCCGTCCTCCAAGAGGTCTATGGCGCCGATAAGGCTGTCCAGCCCGCCCGAAAAGAGGCTCAGGGAGTCGAAGGGTGGACAGATAAGACTCGGGGGCGCCTCCTCAGCAATCGTCGCGAACCGAGCCGGACGCGCCCTGAACCCGATCGTCCATCGATCTCCCGTCAAGAAATCCAGCGACTTCTTCAGCATCGCTGTCGCAGTTCCCCAACGAACCGGATCACTGACCGGAACAACCAGACGAATCTCGCGCGTCCAGGAGTCTTGCGATTGCTCAGCTCGCGAGATGCGCGTGTCCGCGGCATGCACGTGAGCAGCCAGCACTAGCAGGTCGATGCCAATCTCCGAGGGAAAGACGCCGATCTTCTTCAAGCTGGTTAGCGCACCACCGATGCCATGGTCCAGGGACTTCTCGCCAGCGGCGAGTTGCAAGTAGGTCCTCTGTTCATCCACACCGACCGGAACGTCAACGTGGTCATCGGGGCCGAAGCGCCCCGCCAAGAGTTGTCGCTTCATTGGTTGGCCTCCGCATCCCCCAGGGCCTGCAGGATCGCAAACGCGGACTCGTACACGGTGTCGACGAAGGTTTGAATGCGTTCGGGCGTGAGATTCGGTGACTCCGCCCGGGCCCGGGTCAGCGCGTCGCTCACCCCGCCCCGAATGAAGTCACGCAACTGCTGTTCGACGCGGTGTGCCGCTTGGGCGTCCACCGGCATGGTCACGGCCTTGGTGCCGATGTCATTGCAGATCCGCGCTTCGATCGCATGCGTGGCGTACAGCTCGAAGACCGTTTGCATCTGATCCGGCGTGAAAGTGGTCAGGTCAGTCAACCCTTCGCTGGCCAGTTCAACGACGGTTTCGATGTAAGCCTCACGGGCGACGCCTTCATCGACGGTGCCTGCGCCTGGGCAGATGTAGTCGGCCAGGCCCACGAAAATCTCGGTGATCGGGCGACCTGCCAGGGACTCCAAGTCGAGCGCGCGCAAGGCCTCGCGCACCCCCCGCGCCTGCGCGTCAACCAGGAAGCCGAGAAGGCGCGCGCCGGCACTGCGAGAGGCTCCCATTCGCTGGGCTGCCTGCCGGGCACCGCCGGCGGATGTGGAGACGTATCTTGAAACGGCCCGGCCAAGGTTGGCCCTGTCAGTGCCGCCGGAACCGGCAAATCGCGTGAAGCAATTGCGGGCGCCGGAGAAACGCTGCGGGTCTGCCGTTCTTGGAATTGGCAGGTGATTTGGCGGCACAGGCGGCGCGCCGCCGTCGGCCGGTGGCTGGCCGTCCGGTCCAGCTCCCGTGCCTGCAGGAGCAGCGGGAGCGTCACCGCCATCAGCGCCGCCGAGCCATGATGGAACAAGCGGAGTGCCGCCGCCAGGGCCACCGTAAGCTGTCGAAGTGCCCATCAGCGTCCTCCCTTTACGTCCTTGAGGGCCGCTTCGGCGCTTGCTTTGAGGCCGGGGTTATTGGCGACCTTGCTCCACTCGCCCAGCAGCTTTGTCAGACGAGCGGCGCATTCGGCATCTTTGATGACACCCTGCCAGCCGCTGACAGCCCATGGGCCACACTTGCCACTTGGCAATGCTTCCAAGAAGTCCATCAACCGGCCCTGCAAGCCAGGTTGCGCCTTCACGAGGACGACAAGTCCATCAACACCCGCGGGCTTGGTGTCGAAGGTGCCCGTGCTCATGATCTTGGTGCGCACGGCCTCGAACACCTTCTCCGCTTCGGGCTGCACGAGCTGCTTCAACTCGGCCTCATAGCCCTGGACGGTCATCTTGCCGCTGAACAGCTTCTCCACCACGCCGGCCAAGTGACCCAGCACGGACACCGGGCCGAAGTAGTCCTTCTTGTCCTTTGTCACGAACAAGTAGGGGCGTAGATCGAGACCCGAGAGTTTGGGTGACAGGCGCGCCCAGTCGCACACCGTCTCTGACGACCGCCATTCAGTCAACACGGCGTTGTCAAGCGCGGGCCCTGGCTCGCCGGCTCTCTGTCCCTTCCGCTCGCCGCCCTGCGATTCCTTACCGTCGGCCGTCGCCAGCCCCTTTTCAAGTGTTTCGAGGTCCTCGCATAGCCCCTGCGGGTGGACCGCGGCGACAAACGCGATCTGCTCGAACAGCCTCGGGATGAAGCGCTCAGTGAGCATGAGCTTCGCGAGCACGGGCAGTTTGATATCGTCCCCGAATCCGCGCGCGGCCGCAGTACGCTCACGCAGCAGCAGCGTGTTGAGGAAGCGTTTGATCTGACGCGGGTTGCCCTTCGTACCGCTCGCCAGGATGGGGCCAATCTGGTCACTGAGGGCAAGTGCGTTGTTCGCCTTCTCGGCTTGCTTGCTGAGCGCCGTCTTGACGGTCGCCGCATCCAAACCGCCGCTGGTCCAAGGACGCTTCAGCTTCTCACGCGCCACGCCAATCAAGTTCGCATAGTCGGCGTCGTTTTCACCGATTTCGGCGCCGGCCAGCAGCAGCGTGACGTAAATCCGTGTCTCGGTCTCGCCCAGCGCCGGGATACGGAATGGGACCTGGATGAGCTTTTCGAGGTAGTTGCGTGCGTAGTCCCGCGGTCCGGTGCTGTCCGGCAGATCGGGAAAGTGCTTGCGCACCGCATACTCGATCATCGCCTCGTCGGCCGCGACGACGAACGCCGTCCGGGCGGTGAACACGAACAACCGGATCGCTTCGAGCGTTTCGATGGCGGTGTCTGGCAAGCAGCGGTCGAGGTCATCGATCAGGACGATGAGCTGTTTGATCCCCGCGTCCTTCAGGAGCTGGTCGAAGGCCATGCGGAACGCTTCCACTTCCTCGGGCACATTCTTTGTCTCGCCCGGCTTCAGCACGGCCTTCACCTCGTCGATCGCCGTCGAGAGGTTTTCTTTCGTGGCGAGCTTGGCAGGATCCGCCATCACCGCTTCGAGCGAGCCGACGATAGCTCCGATTTGATCGGGTGTCGGAATGCCTGTGAACGCGGTCAGGGCGAGGCCGCCGGCTCTCTTCGCCACCTTTAGCCAGTCGATGCGCCGGAAGACATCCTTGACCGCGGCCGCGGCCTTGTTCAGGGCCGGACGCTTCTCGACCAAGCCCGTGACTATCCCCTCGATCAGGGCGATCTTGGCATCCTCGAAGCCTTGAAAGCGCCATCCGTTGAACTTGAGGCACAGGACTTCGTCCTTGTCGGCGAACCCCGCCTCGATCATTTCGAGCACGCTGGACTTGCCCGCACCCCAGTCGCCATGCACGCCGATCGTCACCGGATGGTCGGGCCTGGCGCGAAGCAACTCGATGATCGTGGTCGCGATGGCCTCGTTGTTCAGCAGGTCGACCCGGGTTTCGTTGTCGGTCAGAATCATCGGCGTTGATCTCCCCCTGGCAGTTCGTTTGGCAAGTTCAAGAGTACGGAGCGGATAGCTGCGGACACCGCATCACGCGGCCCATGCAGCCTGAGACCGAGGGTCAATTCAACTTGCACACCAAGACCGCGCCGTCCCCGATTGCAAATGTTGTTCGGATCCGTTGCCGGGAACGAGTGTCCCTTCAGATCGACTTCCACACCAAGCCGAGCAATGGCTTGTCCGATGGATATCTTCAATGAGTCGTCAAGGCCGCCCATCAGGACGCGCTGTGCCTTGCCGCCGCAGCCGTGGATCGCGACCACG
It includes:
- the qatB gene encoding Qat anti-phage system associated protein QatB, encoding MGTSTAYGGPGGGTPLVPSWLGGADGGDAPAAPAGTGAGPDGQPPADGGAPPVPPNHLPIPRTADPQRFSGARNCFTRFAGSGGTDRANLGRAVSRYVSTSAGGARQAAQRMGASRSAGARLLGFLVDAQARGVREALRALDLESLAGRPITEIFVGLADYICPGAGTVDEGVAREAYIETVVELASEGLTDLTTFTPDQMQTVFELYATHAIEARICNDIGTKAVTMPVDAQAAHRVEQQLRDFIRGGVSDALTRARAESPNLTPERIQTFVDTVYESAFAILQALGDAEANQ
- a CDS encoding TIGR03756 family integrating conjugative element protein — protein: MSLLLASRRLRATVASLLLGAATSTFALDTVTIVSSALSPDCLEYRVVGICYWLYCTPFGCSVRTSVKVRHYVPDAVVSSYSNTGENPWLEVRAMSMPNPSAKAGGDGTTNHDNENNLAKFKNADVIGHPAGMVFSQFASASGYTCEGAGTAFMPYLLSTLDTLAWRYNIPEALYPEALIPGRREIGTRTGLNLWGNVYPRGGFLHQTDDHKSGAVVAQRAGDIVTRRNQIHVYQPLLANARDGYWPAGALMETDASTGKWQELTPTLSNSCVVFPHSRTRVQAQQGDYAWALWRPYSCCRRRGQVFLGSVDFM
- a CDS encoding TIGR03757 family integrating conjugative element protein: MPAHSLNLPAASRRPLAARLAAGLCAALLGPIAAAADVLVVTDSRHPVQAPAGVRVIKLDQATRIEVELAAHLPADPQQAAALVRQRLHDGGEALQRRIGHAYQGVADAWGLGIAKIPAVVVDRRYVVYGEPDVPGAVARINAYRSTQP
- a CDS encoding integrating conjugative element protein; protein product: MNASLPDFLRRAKPHLRATLLVAAITLVVGVAWAQTRIDPNGVNVSGSVIGDDVLYSIGGGRAVSMGGAGNMQSIGVGVGWNSNLICGDMSITTTLQNQLNGITNGFQTIMSNVIQNATSAVASLPALIIQRADPGLYNLLTNGILQARLDFDRSKMTCRAIANRMADMAGGQAGWDQLAEGMALRDAVSSTDAVSAIEQAESNKGNNGVPWVGGGNAGGSGQSSIKVVGDVTRAGYNLLNGRSVTDTSSIARSACGNRLTCQTWSSPGAAAAFANRVLGEREQRTCENCTKTQTTPGVGLTPVIQEEYETRLQVLQELVTGARPTTPTNLDAAGSSSLPITRGVIEALRDEPDQDVLGKRLASEAALSSVLEKALLLQRTLLTGKKEPNVAANELAVRAVDQENSALEQEINNLKTELELRRTLAGNSAMAIIQRHSTRAAGSRGVFEGDTTRDRLREVQKPRSGTP
- the qatD gene encoding Qat anti-phage system TatD family nuclease QatD, translating into MIATTGLVDFHCHLDLYPDHAVAVRNADAAGVFTLAVTTTPRAWPRNHELAQCTKHVRAALGLHPQLVAEREKEIELWDRYLSETRYVGEVGLDAGPRFFKSLDAQKRVFQHVLQRCAEAGGKIITTHSIRSAKAVLDLVEAHLPPERGKIVLHWFTGTKSEAKRALELGCYFSINAGMLDKERHVAMVQTIPLDRILTETDGPFTRTGKRPSQPVDVAIVVEALSRLRGIQAAEMADVIRGNLRTLLA
- the qatA gene encoding Qat anti-phage system ATPase QatA, encoding MILTDNETRVDLLNNEAIATTIIELLRARPDHPVTIGVHGDWGAGKSSVLEMIEAGFADKDEVLCLKFNGWRFQGFEDAKIALIEGIVTGLVEKRPALNKAAAAVKDVFRRIDWLKVAKRAGGLALTAFTGIPTPDQIGAIVGSLEAVMADPAKLATKENLSTAIDEVKAVLKPGETKNVPEEVEAFRMAFDQLLKDAGIKQLIVLIDDLDRCLPDTAIETLEAIRLFVFTARTAFVVAADEAMIEYAVRKHFPDLPDSTGPRDYARNYLEKLIQVPFRIPALGETETRIYVTLLLAGAEIGENDADYANLIGVAREKLKRPWTSGGLDAATVKTALSKQAEKANNALALSDQIGPILASGTKGNPRQIKRFLNTLLLRERTAAARGFGDDIKLPVLAKLMLTERFIPRLFEQIAFVAAVHPQGLCEDLETLEKGLATADGKESQGGERKGQRAGEPGPALDNAVLTEWRSSETVCDWARLSPKLSGLDLRPYLFVTKDKKDYFGPVSVLGHLAGVVEKLFSGKMTVQGYEAELKQLVQPEAEKVFEAVRTKIMSTGTFDTKPAGVDGLVVLVKAQPGLQGRLMDFLEALPSGKCGPWAVSGWQGVIKDAECAARLTKLLGEWSKVANNPGLKASAEAALKDVKGGR
- a CDS encoding poly-gamma-glutamate hydrolase family protein encodes the protein MSSLADGYGGYADLASAQAEGTDYRVHVRPFAGSSIAVIAPHGGGIEQFTSDIARAVAGTDTNLYLFEGIRQAGNYAALHLTSHKFDEPRCLALLSACDHVVAIHGCGGKAQRVLMGGLDDSLKISIGQAIARLGVEVDLKGHSFPATDPNNICNRGRRGLGVQVELTLGLRLHGPRDAVSAAIRSVLLNLPNELPGGDQRR
- a CDS encoding DUF3742 family protein; amino-acid sequence: MKPVVHTTFAERLGRMLGQAWRGCVRLDRRANGWLVAQGWTPNVAKVVLAVIKLTALGILLYVAFWLALLIGGILAAAWIARQDNTESDSDFLGREAEERDHREGLFYHPTMHNDDPDPRFEDD
- a CDS encoding conjugal transfer protein TraG N-terminal domain-containing protein encodes the protein MTLYTTDYLEYYLTLVAWVVNNGIWSILVASGVFALPFVAIVIQEWLKARSEGADEGNKGVLSSMRIENRVWVAIVVIMFAGIPFIPVDLATIKFDTTRSAQCQVSVPLPNDTGWANVYTTLDNQSALVPVWWFFMHAISKAVTGAAVAAIPCGTDLRQIRMDVDASRIDDPVLAQEVADFTHDCYGPSRAKLFMNRPTLSDEQMNDVTWIGSSYFLDTPGFYDTYRSKTPRTAWPYDATRDAGLAQVDSGGGYPSCRQWWADGGQGLHSRLLAQVDPDLLTRIGRWAGFLSQSEVNDSVIRAVVSPRQQKMNQGAVYTDYGGQIDKTLPNIVTRGAGDLGLTVGSLAFFPAMDVVRQALPMVLTMLKMALVICIPLVLLIGTYDLKTVMTVSCVQFALFFVDFWFQLARWIDSTILDALYGWGFGADRPHANFDPLIGLNNAFGDMLLNFVMATMFLVLPSLWVTALGWVGVRAGGMLQGLANGTRDAGQAGGKGSNLLISAAKK
- the qatC gene encoding Qat anti-phage system QueC-like protein QatC; protein product: MKRQLLAGRFGPDDHVDVPVGVDEQRTYLQLAAGEKSLDHGIGGALTSLKKIGVFPSEIGIDLLVLAAHVHAADTRISRAEQSQDSWTREIRLVVPVSDPVRWGTATAMLKKSLDFLTGDRWTIGFRARPARFATIAEEAPPSLICPPFDSLSLFSGGLDSLIGAIDLLEDGATPLLVSHFGEGATSDAQGKLLTGLKKHYDRSSFERLRVGMTFDDGLVEGVGSENSTRGRSFLFLALGVFAGTGLGRRFTLRVPENGLIALNVPLDPLRLGSNSTRTTHPYYMARWNDLLGSLGIDGEILNPYWDKTKGEMVAGCRNPALLKKLATDSLSCSSPTKGRWQGLGIEHCGYCLPCLIRRAALMTAWGNGNDATTYTVPDLRAQPLDTRESPGKQVRSFQYAIERLKGRPQLANLLIHKPGSLADEAAHLDELADVYRRGLDEVARLIDGVEARPS